CCAGCAAACGCATATAGCGCTGGACTAGTTGGGCTTCTGAAACTTCTTCGTCTCGCCCTAGCAAGCGTACTCTGCCGATGTCTTGAAGGTACAAACGAACTAAGTCGGTAGTGCGACGGCTAGTGCCTTGCTGTAGGGTGGTAACGTCTGCCTCCTCCATATCCAGATCGACTAAATCGCTGGGTATATGTCCGGTATTAGAGTCTAGTTCAAAGCTAGAAGCATCTAGTGGACTGTCGTAGGTGGCATCGGTAGAAAAAAAGGTTGCTGGCATAGTAATTGCCTCAACTGCTCCAGGTGACAAACGGGCTCTCTTTAAAAGGCGGTGGCTTTTTGTGGCATTTCTCCAGACGACATAACGCTGACTGGAGTTGCCTAAGCACGCGATTACTGGTGATGCACTCTGTAATTGACGCTGACGACTGTCTTAGCTAAAAGATTCTCTACCGGGTATCGACAATGACTCGAATCGATAGATATGCTGGAATTAACTAGCTAAACGGTCGATGACAAAGTGGTCGGACTCGTGTCATTTGACAGCTAGTATAAAGAGAATGTCACTGACCCAAAAGTGACCTCTGTCAAAGGCTACGTTAATCTACATCACTGGGTAGATGCTTTCCCGATCACTGCTTGAATTACAGCAGTAGATTTACTTTGAATTTTTAGTAAATTCATCTTTTTGCGATCGCTCCTTCCCATGTCGATGCCGATCGATATATCGACAGGCGATCGAATTTTCCGGTAGGGTTATTCCGGTTTAATATCTCGCAGCATCAATGCTTCAACCGCAGCTTGGGGAGTGATTTCTCCCTTGAGCAAGCGATACACCTGATAAGAAATTGGTACGTAAATTTGCTGCTGTTCGGCTAAATGAACTAACACCTCAGTTGTGTTCACTCCTTCGGCAGTTCCTTCCAAAGCCGCCAAAATGTTTGGCAGTGCTTTGCCTTGGGCGAGTTGGTAACCGACTTGGTAGTTGCGACTGAGAGGGCTATTACAGGTAGCTAGTAAGTCTCCTAAACCTGATAAACCATAAAATGTGTCGGTATTTGCACCCCAATGGTTACCAATGCGGATGATTTCGGCTAAACCACGGGTTAAAAGGGCTGCTTTGGCATTAGTTCCCAATTGTAAACCATCACAAGCGCCAGCTGCGATCGCCATTACATTTTTCAATGTTCCGCCCAACTCTACGCCCAATGGGTCTGCATTAGTATATACCCGAAATTTACTGGAATTAAACAAAATTTGGGCAGTAATTGCGGCATCGGTGTTGGCACTAGCAACTACAGTAGCAGCTGGTAGTCCCGCCTGTATTTCTTTAGATAAATTTGGCCCTGCCAATACGACGACGGAGTGAGAGGGAAGCGCCGCTTGCCAAATTTGGGAAGGTGTACAAGTGGTAGAGGGGTCTAGTCCTTTGGTGGCGGTCACAAAAATCGTCTGAGGGGAAATAGACAAAGACTGCACTTGCTGCACCACTGGTCTGACACCTTTCATGGAAATAGCAGATATGACAATAGCTGCATCTGCTAAGACATCTTTTAGACTTTGACTACTTTGGCGCGACCACAAGCGTACATCATAACCGTTCGCCTTTGCTAATGTAGCTAAAGTCGAACCCCAAGCACCTGCTCCTAAAATAGCTATAGATTTTTTTTGATGATTAGTTTCCTCGTTACTTTCCATCAGCATTAGCTAAGAAAATGTCCCAATTCTAGATGATGAAATCTAAAATCTAAAATCGGTTGCGGGGATATCTTTCCATCAGCGCCCTCACTTGTTCTGCATGATAGGAGCTACGAGTCAAGGGAGAGGCAACAACTTGTAAAAATCCGATCGATTCCCCGAACTCTTGCCATGCGGCAAATTGTTCTGGAGTGACGAAGTTATCTACTTTTAAATGTTTTTGAGTTGGTTGTAGATATTGCCCTATGGTAAGGATATCGCAATCGACTTTTCGCAAATCTTGCATGACTTCTCGCACTTCTGCGTCAGTTTCTCCCAGTCCTACCATAATGCCGGATTTAGTATAAACCCAAGGTGCTAGTTGACGCGATCTCATCATCAACTCCAGCGTCCTTTGATACTCTCCTTGGGGACGTACCCGGCGATATAAACGGGGTACGGTTTCGGTATTGTGATTTAACACTTCTGGGGAAGCTTTCAGAATTTCTGCGAGTGCTTCCCAATTACCGCACAAGTCGGGAATCAGCACTTCTATAGTCGTACCTGGAGAAGCGGCGCGGACTTGTTCGATGCAGCCGACAAACTGAGACGCACCGCCATCTGGTAAATCATCTCGATTCACCGAAGTGATCACTACGTGATTTAATTTCAACCGCCGCACCGCTTCTGCTAATCTTTGCGGTTCCGTCGGGTCTAGGGCTTTTGGCTTTTTCTCAAAATCGATATCACAATAAGGACAGGCTCGCGTGCAGGCTGGCCCCATAATTAAAAATGTAGCGGTACCGTTGTGAAAGCATTCGCCGATGTTCGGACAGGATGCCTCTTCACAAACCGTATTTAGGGATAAATCCCGCAAAATTTCCTTAACGGTGCCAACGCGCTCCCACTGAGGCGCTTTTACTCGCAACCACTCTGGTTTTACTACCACGCCTGCCTCTTGCCTGCTGAACTTAGCGATCGATCTTTTACCAGGGAAGGTTGAGAAATGATTATTTCGATCCAAAACCCGCCCCTACAAGCCTTTATCATAGCAGCCATTCGATTTGCAGTTAGAAATTTTTGATTTTTCAGCTTGGTTAACTCTCAAACGTGATATTATTAAAAGGTTAGTGTCAATTTTCGGGATGTAGCGCAGCTTGGTAGCGCACCTCGTTCGGGACGAGGGGGTCGCAGGTTCAAATCCTGTCATCCCGATTTTTCATTATATTCTGCTTTTTGCAGATAGATTGTCTGACTACTTACCCAGCCAAGTCGGTGTTAGTTTCTAACAGTGAGAACTTGCGGCGGTGTAGAGTCGGGAGGATAAATAAAATCTAGTTGTACGTTTCTGCGACTATTTGCTGGTATCTGCAACTGCAATAAAGGTTCCAAAATTTCACCCATTGGTTGCCATAAATGTACATAACGAGTTACTAGTTTTCCACCATCATCTTGATAACGCAATCTCACGCTACCACGAAACCAAGGAAACCCAAAAGAAGGCTTTCTAAAAGTTAATCCGCCTCGACTTAACCGTTCTTCTTTTAATGGCGTTTCTAATGTAATTGCTACTTTTTGAATTTGGTTGGTCGGGTTATAAAGTGGCAAATTAATATTGTATTCTACTCCATAATTAGCATGAGATTCGTAAGCTGTATCGGGATATCGCACTAGCATTTTAGCTGATTGATTTTGGTCAGTTCCTAATCTTCCCCCTCGGACGGTACTAATTACATAAGAAACCGCTTCACCCGGTTGAGGAATGGTAAAATCTTTTGTACCTGGTCGATCGACTAATAAGGCTTGCCATCTAGAACCTTGCGATACACCAGCCACTCGACCGTAAATTAATTGACCGCCAATTTGGTTGGGAGGAGTAGGGATTTTATCGCGTGGTTGTGCGAGATTTCCCGCGTTTAAAAGTGCTTGCCATTCTGCTAAATTAGGAGCGCGATCGCTATCATCAGGATTTTGTTTGGCAAACATGGCTAAACTTGCAGCATAAACTTTTCCGTTACTACGAAGTCGCATTAAAACAGACCGTCCATTTTGTTTTTTTTCATAATCCCGCACTGACATAGGAAGATTCATCAACATCCGACTTTGACCGGGTGGAATAATTAGTTTAGCGGGAAAATCGGCTTGTCTTTTACCTTGGAGAACGTCGTGTACGGCCCGATCGCCCGGGCCAGCATAAACAGTATTATCGGGATTTTCTACATAATTTGGTAATTTAATATAAGGAGAATCTTGAGTTAAATAACTGGCTGCTTGCAACACATCAACTGTGACCGGACGCGAACCAGGATTATATAGAAGAAAGCCTAAATAAAAGGTTTTTAATTCGGGAGGATTGATGGTTTGATGATGAATGAATACATCAAATCTTCCCTGAAACGGAAAGTTTAAATGGGCTGTTGGTGCTGATTTCCCTGTGGGAGGAAAAGTAGAAAGCAAAATACCGTCATTTTTTAGCCACTCCGGACTATTGCTGTTAAACATAGGTATGTTATCCAACTGACCGGGTAAAGCTTTTACAGGTTGGCGTTGTACTATAATTTCTGATGTAGGTTGCGCTGGCGGAGTGGTTTCTTGGGCAATTGCTGAAGGTGCAGGAGATTTAGAGATTTTGTGGGAGAATAACCAGTAACCTAGTCCGCTAAAAAATGTGAAAATTGCTATGTAAAGAATTAAAGAAATATTGCTTGTTTTTTTAGCCATATTTTAGATGTTAGTTAAATGTTTGTAGTAAGGACTTTAGTCCTTGCAGCGCTTTTCAAGTAAGTGAGGCATATAGAAACCCGGTTTCTTGAAGAAACCGGGTTTCTGGAATCTACCCGATCCGATTATCTTATACTTCATTCACAAAGTTAAATATTCCAGATTGGAGAAATATTAAAAATAATGGCGATCGCACTTTATAATAAAATGCGATCGCATCCTTTTAACCTGCTATTTCTTCTTCTCCGGTAAATTACGCGGTGGTATATCTCGACCTTGGTAAAACTGCTTTTCCAAGTTGCCCAATTTTAGCCAAGCCGCACCGCCAACTAAAGTTAATCCAGTCAATAAAGCCACAGGGAAAACGGCTGTTTGACCGAGAAGAAGTGCCATCAACGGCATAATTGCCCAGAGTGCAACGGCAGCAATACCTAATCCCATCCTCAGCTTTTGGATGTTGGCTAAAGCTGTTCGACAACTAGCACAATGTATGGTATGGGAGTAATAGCGATCGAGTAACTTTTCCTTTGTCAGCGCTGGAGACAAAGTTGCTTCTGGGAAAGGTTCTGCTTTATATTGGTTTACCCATTGACGCAGTTGAGACACAAAACTATCTGCCTTGGTGGGCAGATAAAACGCTTTAGCAAAGTTAGCGCTACCACCCAGTTCTTCTAAATAACGTTCTTGATGGTGCAAGAAAATTTGGTCGTCTTCTAACACGCCATTTTGCCCGATATGAGAATACCAACGGGGTGTTAATTTGATGAAAAATCCAGGTAATTTTGCAGAAAATTGGAAAGGAAAACGAGCAAAAATTCGGCATTCTCCTTTGCGAATAGGAGTAGCATAAACTACGGTTAAAGTTCTGCCAAATTGCTTTGATGTTAAATCGTGCCACATCAAAGAAGGTGCAATAAAGGTAGTATTTTGCTTTCCTAAAGTTCCTTTTCTAGGCCCTTCTTCCCACACACCTTTAAATCCTTGTTTGCCAGATTCAACTACTTCTAATTCAACTGGGCCAGCATTTGACCGATTTCCGACTGAACGGTGATGAGTGTATGGTAAATGGCTGGAATCCAGCACGTTTTCCATTAAAGTAAGAGCGTCATAAGGCAAATCTCTAAAAGTATTGATGCAAATCCACTTTTCTTTTGATTCTTCTAGGGCATCTACGATCGGAATTTTCGTTTTTTCGGCGTTTTCTGCTTTACCGGGATAAACGAATAAAAGTCCTTGACGAGTAGTTGTGGGGAGGGAGGCTACACAGGCTCTTTTCGAGCTTTCTGGGGTTTGTCCCTCAGCTTTTTGAGGAATGCGATCGCAATTTCCATCTCCAGAAAAAGCCCAACCGTGATAAGGACACTCCAACAGTCCATCTTCGGCTATTCTCCCCTCGGAAAGCGGTGCGAGGCGGTGGGGGCATTTGTCATCAAACGCCCGCCAGCAATCGGCATTTTTATCCCACCAAATCACCAAATCTCTGCCTAACAAGGTGAAACGGGTGAGTTTCGATTTGTCCAAATCATCTACGTAATGGACGGGATACCATGCTTCTTTCCAATCAAAACGAGTGCGATCGCTACCGCCAGCAGGCATTTCATTAGGGGAGGCGCTACTAGCCAAAAAATCCCGATTTTCCGTAATTTCGGCTGTATTCAACGATTCGCTCTCAATAACTGTCCCGGTGATGTCCATACCTTTCTAGCTTTCTGACTTCTCTGCTTAAATCTTAACTTTGATTACAAAAATCTTTATTCCTTCTCTATTGTGATATATAGCGGCTGGTAGTTAGATACTTCAGAAACCCGGTTTCTTGAAGAAATCGGGTTTCTAACGATCTGCGATCGATATTTGATGAAAATTCAAAAGTTTCTTGATGACTGAGTAGGATTTGCGATATGCCTACGGCACGCTACGCGAACGCGCACCATTCCGGCGGAATTTCTGACGGAATTATCCAATAATAAATAATTGCTTCTTCTGGTACTTGAATTTCAATTTTTTTCTCTGGTTGCCAATCTCCCATATAAAAATCATGGGATATGATGCGAGTACCGGGCTTGAGTTGTTTAAATAGTTGTGGTCTAAGTCGAAGATTCAAATGAGGTAAAAGATATAAAAATACGACATTAGCCTCGCTAAAATCACAGTCAAATAAATCTTGTTGGCGAATTTCTACTAAATTGCTAACACCAGCTTTCAAAATATTTTCATTTGCTTCTCGGATACGTTCGGGATCGATATCGATGCCAACACCTCTAGCACCGTAATTTTGTGCCGCTATAATTAAAACTCGTCCATCTCCACTACCGAGATCGTAAACAATATCATCAGAAGTGACTTTTGCAAAATCTAGCATAGCTTCCACCAATTCGCGATCGGTGGGAATGTAACCAATATCCGGTTTACCTTGGCGCATTGTTTAATTTTTCTCTACTTTAACGAAATAGGCACAATAGTTAGGACTTACTATATTAAGACTTTCTCAAGAAACATCACCGCCAGAAAACTCCTTATTTATCCTATAAGACGTAACGCTCCTCGCCTTGTACTGAAAAAGGACTGAATGATGGAGTTTTTATCGGATACCGTAGTTCTTTCACGCATACAGTTCGCCGTAACTGCAATTTTCCATATGCTTTGGCCTGTTTTAACCACAGGTATGGCAATTTATCTGGTAATTGTGGAAGGATTATGGCTAAAAACCCGCAATCCCGATTACTATTACCATGCTCGTTTTTGGTCAAAACTATACATCCTCAACTTTGGTATTGGAGTGTCAACAGGCATTCCGATGGGATTTCAGTTTGGCACGAATTGGGCACCATTTTCCGAAGCTGTCGGTAACTTTTTCGGCAGCATAATTGGCTTTGAAGCATCTTGGGCTTTCATGTTAGAAGCCGCTTTCTTAGGCATTATGGTGTTTGGTTGGGAGCGCGTCAATCCGGCAATTCACTATATGTCTACAATTCTGGTTGCCTTTGGCGCAAATTTATCCACATTTTGGATATTAACAGCTAACTCCTGGATGCAAACTCCGGCAGGAGGGGAAATGATCGATGGCAAATTTGTCGTTTATGACTACTTTAAAGCCATTTTAAATCCCTTCATGGCAGTTAGCATTTCCCATATGTTCTTGGCAACATTAGAAACTTCTTTGTTCGTAATTGGTGGAATTACTGCTTGGTATATTCTCAACAAGCGCCATGAAGCTTTTTTCTCCATCGCTTTCCGAATTGTTTTGATCGCTGCCATTGCCATTGCCCCATTACAAATTTATGTTGGCCATTTAAGCGCAGAACAAGTTTATCACCGTCAGCCTGCTAAATTGGCAGCAATGGAAGCTCAATGGAATACAATCCCAGCCGGACAATCTGCCAACTGGAGTATCGTAGCATTGCCCAATGAAAAAGCCCAGAAAAACGATTTGGAAATCGTCATTCCCAATGGTTTGGGATATATTCTCGAACTGAAAAAAAATCTCTCTGCACCAGTACTGGGATTGAAGGAATGGAAATATGAGGATCGACCTCATCTGGTAGGTTTGATTTATTATTCCTTCCGCGTCATGGTTGCGATCGGCTTTTTCTTAGCCGGATTAATGCTAATAACTACCTTACAATGGATACGCGGCAAACTATCAGCAGAAAATATCACCCAGCAACGTTGGTTGATGCGTGCTTGGATATTTGCCGCTCCTTTAGGATACATTGCAGTCGAGTCAGGTTGGATCGTGCGTTGTGTGGGAAGACAACCTTGGACGGTGTACGGATTAGTTCGCACCGCTGATTCTGCCTCTCATTTACCTGCTAGCAATGTTTTAACTTCTTTAACTGGTTTTGTAGTAGTTTATTCCCTGTTATTTTTTACTACTTTGTACTTTGGTAGCCGCATTATTCGCAGAGGGCCGAGATTTGATTTACCCATCCCAGGAAGCGTGCAAACTGAACCAGTACTAGATACTACTCCAGGAAAATTTATTCCTGACGAACGTCCCGCAGAAGCACAACAATAGGAGATAAAATGCAAACGCTGACTTATTTCCTACCCCAAGTTTGGTTCGGCATTTTAGCTTTATTTCTCTTTCTCTACGTCATGCTAGATGGCTTTGATTTGGGAGTGGGAATTTTATCTTTAACCTCTTCTACTGAAGAACGCCGCAGCATTTTAATGACCAGTTTGAGTAATATTTGGGATGCCAACGAAACTTGGTTAATCTTGATGGGTGGCGGACTGTTTGGCGCTTTTCCCCTTGCTTACGGCACGATTCTCAACGCTCTTTATATTCCCATTTTTTTGATGATATTTGGGTTTATTTTTCGTGGGGTGGCGTTTGAGTTTCGGGAACAAGCTAAGCGCAAATTATTTTGGAATTTAGCCTTTGGGGGAGGCAGTTTTTTAGCTGCACTCGGTCAAGGTTTCGCTTTAGGTGGAGTGTTGGCAGGCATCAAAGTTGACGACGCCGGTCATTTTATCGGTACTACCTGGGATTGGTTGAATTTTCCCTCAATCGTAGTAGCTTTAACTTTAATTCAAGGCTACGTTTTGATTGGTTCAACCTATCTGATTTGGAAAACTTCTGGTGAATTGCAAGCTACTCACTATAAAACTGCCAAACTAGCAGCAGTGACCACTTTAATTGGTGCAATTTTAATTACGATTTCCACACCTGTTTTTTATCAATATGCCAGAAATCGTTTGTTTCATCAGCCGCAAGTTTATATCTTTGCTTTGATTCCGTTATTGGGAATTTTGTTAATTTGGTTGTTGCTGCGAAGCTTGGATCGAAAGCAAGAAAGAGCGCCTTTTGTCTGGACGATTTTGATTTTCTTACTTACCTTCATTGGATTAGCGCTGGTGGTTTTCCCGTTCATTATTCCCACCCAAATTACCATTTATGAAGCTGCTGCCGATCCGAGTGCCTTAGTGTTTATGCTCATCTTTATCGGTGGTTTAATTCCGGTGATGTTGTTCTACAACATTTATCAATATGCAGTTTTTCGAGGTAAGGTAACTGGTGGTAAATATGGAGAATAAATCTAGGGTTGGCTGCTTTTAGCAAAGAAACCCGGTTTCTTGAAGAAACCGGGTTTCTTTTGATAATTATTTATCTAATGGGAATTTCAATTAAAAATTCCGTACCTTGACCGGGTTGAGAAACGCATTTTAAAGAACCCTGATGTTTTTCTACTACTATTTGGTAACTGATAGATAATCCTAAACCAGTTCCCTTACCAACGGGTTTAGTAGTAAAAAATGGATTAAAAATTTGTGCCTGTATTGCTTCTGACATCCCAGAACCATTATCTGCTATTCGGATGAAAACCGAGTCAGGAGAATGGGAAGATTTAGAATTATTTTTGACTTCGGTGCGAATCGTGATTTGGCTAGATGCTCTTTTAATTCCTCCTAAAAACTCTTTACTAGCTTGTTGCTCTAACGCATCAATGGCATTACTTAATATATTCATAAAAACTTGATTAAGCTGCCCCGCATAGCATTCGACTAAAGGCAAATTGCTATACTCTCTCACTACTTCAATTGGCGGACAGTTTGGGTTTTCTTTGAGACGATTTTGCAAAATTAATAAAGTACTATCTATGCCTTCATGAATGTTAACAGCCTTTCTTTCTGCTTCATCAAGACGGGAAAAATTACGTAAGGATAAAACTAGTTGGCGAATGCGATCGGCTCCTCCTTTCATGGAAGAAAGCATTCTAGGTAAATCATCAAGTAAAAACTCTAATTCAATATCGTTTCTTCTTTGTTGAATCCGAGCAGTAGCATTAGGAAAATCTTCTTCATAAAGTTGGAGTAATTCTAGTAAGTTCTGAGTATATTCGCTGACATGAGTCAGATTACCGTAAATAAAGTTAATTGGGTTATTAATTTCGTGAGCCATACCAGCTACTAACTGCCCCAAACTGGACATTTTTTCGGTTTGAATTAGTTGAGCTTGGGTTCGTTTTAAAGCGTCTAATGCTAATTCCAATTGTTCGGCTTTTTGATTGGCTGTGGTAGCAGCAGTGCAGCTTTCTTCATAAAGCTCTGCTTGATGAATTGCGATCGCAGCTTGATCGGCTAATTGTTGTAATAAATCGAGTTCGTAAGATTGCCAATTTCTGGTTTCATAGCATTGATGGGCAATTAATAATCCCCACAAATAGTTGCTTCTCCTGATCGGTACTACTAAATTTGCTTGGACGTTAATACTTTGCAAAAATTCTACGTGACACTGGCTCAAACCTGCTTCAAGAATGTTCTGAATTGCTCTTACCCTGCCAGCTTGATATTGATATGTATATTCTACTGGAAAGCAGTTGGGATCGTAAACCTGTCCTAAAATTGATAACTTATCATCTATCACGTCTTCTACTAACACCTTGCCTTCCCAAGTGTGGAGAAAATGATAAACGATTACTCGATCGGCGTTTAATAAATGCCTGACTTCTTGCACGATGGTTTGCAAAATAGTCGGTAAATCTAAAGTACTGCGAATTTGATTGGTAACTTGCTTGAGTACTTTAGCTAGTTCCAGAGATTGCTGCAATTCGCTAGTTGTTTGCTGCAATTCTTCTGTCCGATCTTTGACTTCGTTTTCAAGATTGGCATTCATGGCTTGTATTTGGTGATAAAGTTGATAATGCTGAATTGCCATTAAAAAGTGATTGCCTAAAGCTTGAATCAGTTCAATTTCTTCTGTTGTCCATTCCCGTAATTGACCTTTTTTTAACTCTCGCCAAGCTTGAAAAGATTGGCGAGGAGCTAATTGTTGATTGTTAGAATCGAATCTGCCCGCCCACCAGATTTCCGTGTTAATTTCATTGCTAAAAATAGTTAAATATCCAATAAATTGTTGGCAGTACTGAAGAGGCATCACCAACAAACTGCGAATTCCTTGATTGCGAAATGCAGGAAGAAATGCTGCTAGATTGGTTTCGTTATATAGGTCTTTAATTATCCAGGGATCGGATATTCGACCACCTTTTACTTCTGGATGAGTAGCTTTTAAATATGAGTTAATCGCTGCCTGCCATAAAGGATTTTCTTCGATTAAATTATGGTTGTTTGTAGCAGGTAATTTTGGCTGTAATCCCCAGGTATATAACTGAGATGATGAATAATTATTCGGTGGTGTAATGTAAAGTCTACCGCCGCAACCTTGCAATGCAATTACTGTTTCTTCTAAGGCTGCTTGTAGGGGTGGAATTTGTCTGTTATGAAGTAAAGTTACTACTTTGTTAACGGTAGATTCCCGTTGGGCTTGTTGTCTGGCTTGACTGAAAAGAATTGATTGGGAAATGGCGATCGAAACTTGATCGGCTACTCGTTGCACGAATTCTAATTCATTAAGTGCGATCGCACGAGGTTCAGAGTGGTGAGATACTAATAATCCCCACAATTTTTCTCGATGTAAAATTGGTACAACTAAAGAAAACTGTACCCCCATTGCTAATAAGTATTGAATGTGGCAAGCGTCGGCTGCTCGATAATGTATATCGAGATTTTTCAAAGGTTTTCCTGTTTCTGCACAGTCTAGCGGACTAATACCAATTTTTTGGGAAGCCACGTTTACTGTCGAACGCTGACGAGCCTTTAAAAACTGTTCTCGAGCATCATTTGGAATATCATCTGCGGGGAAGTTTAAACCTAACAAAGATGGCAAGCTATTTGGCTGAACTGATTCGGCAATTACCTGTCCGCTACCATTAGTATGAAAACGATAAACAAGGGCGCGATCGGTTTGTAAAAAAGCCCGAATTTCTCCTACAGTTGCCGTTAAAATTTCTTCTAATTCTAGTGTTTGACGAATCCGATTAGTGATTCCATTTAGCAAAACTTCTTGGTTAATTTCTTCCTGTAGTTCTTGCGTATTATTGAGCAGGTTCATTCTTTATATCCACTAAAACTAATTGTATATAATAGTGATATGTTAATATTAAATTTATTTAAATAGCTTATTATATAAATTAAAAAAAATTCGTTTAAATTTACATAAATTAATTTACTGGATGAATAAATAACAAGAAAATTATTTAAAAAAGATTTTGTCATCTGTAATACTACTGAACAAGGTCATCCCAGAGGAATATAACCCCTGAAATAAAACTTTTTTACTATATTATGCAACTTAGGATAGGGTATGACAAGCTATAGAGATGACTAAGCTTAAGTATGTTCGCTGATTTAAACAGAGGAAATACTATGCCAGGTGGTCATGCTAGCCATAAAGGAACTTCCACAAAACCCAATACCAATGCTAATGATGTAATAGACGACGCTGCCGACCCCACCATAGATGTAGAGCAAATGGTCGATTTAGGTGGGGATTCTACTAGATTGGATGAAGCACCAGAAAATTCTGCTGCTACTGAAAGACCGAGCAATCAATCGAAATCTGAACGTAGCAAATAAGAGTTGGTTTGCCCACCGCTATAAGTCGTTAATTTTATGCGACATATAGCTGATAATTGATAGCCAATCGATTATCAAATCGCTATTTCACCCCAGCGCGTGATTTTTGCGATCGCGAAAATTGATTAATCTGTAAATACAATGGATTCACCCCGATCGAACCCCTAGCGCTAGGGGTTTTTGTTTGAATATTAAATCGGGCAGCAGAAATATCAAACTTTTTTCCAAAGCCCCTATACGAAATATCAAATTAACCGATAAATCCTTCTCTAGATTGATGAACTGCTGATTAACAATTTGGTTTTTTTTAAAAAGTTAACGCTTGAAAGTAATGAATGAGTACAGCAACAGTATTCATCAAAATTTCACAATAATACTATGACTTTTTCTAAACAGATATCCCAACGCTGGAAATATTTTTTAGGAAGCTTATTTTACTTAAGCTATGCCCCGAATGCAATGATATATTCCCGAAAGAGAGATGCCATTGAAAAAGCATTTACCCCAATAGAAACAGGAGAACCAGTGTAAATGATAAAGGATGAATTAGAAAAAAGAAGATAAATCAGATATATTAATTAATATTTACCTAGATTGTTCATTTCATCCTTCAAACTTCATACTTTAACTTTATGAA
The Leptolyngbyaceae cyanobacterium DNA segment above includes these coding regions:
- a CDS encoding GAF domain-containing protein → MNLLNNTQELQEEINQEVLLNGITNRIRQTLELEEILTATVGEIRAFLQTDRALVYRFHTNGSGQVIAESVQPNSLPSLLGLNFPADDIPNDAREQFLKARQRSTVNVASQKIGISPLDCAETGKPLKNLDIHYRAADACHIQYLLAMGVQFSLVVPILHREKLWGLLVSHHSEPRAIALNELEFVQRVADQVSIAISQSILFSQARQQAQRESTVNKVVTLLHNRQIPPLQAALEETVIALQGCGGRLYITPPNNYSSSQLYTWGLQPKLPATNNHNLIEENPLWQAAINSYLKATHPEVKGGRISDPWIIKDLYNETNLAAFLPAFRNQGIRSLLVMPLQYCQQFIGYLTIFSNEINTEIWWAGRFDSNNQQLAPRQSFQAWRELKKGQLREWTTEEIELIQALGNHFLMAIQHYQLYHQIQAMNANLENEVKDRTEELQQTTSELQQSLELAKVLKQVTNQIRSTLDLPTILQTIVQEVRHLLNADRVIVYHFLHTWEGKVLVEDVIDDKLSILGQVYDPNCFPVEYTYQYQAGRVRAIQNILEAGLSQCHVEFLQSINVQANLVVPIRRSNYLWGLLIAHQCYETRNWQSYELDLLQQLADQAAIAIHQAELYEESCTAATTANQKAEQLELALDALKRTQAQLIQTEKMSSLGQLVAGMAHEINNPINFIYGNLTHVSEYTQNLLELLQLYEEDFPNATARIQQRRNDIELEFLLDDLPRMLSSMKGGADRIRQLVLSLRNFSRLDEAERKAVNIHEGIDSTLLILQNRLKENPNCPPIEVVREYSNLPLVECYAGQLNQVFMNILSNAIDALEQQASKEFLGGIKRASSQITIRTEVKNNSKSSHSPDSVFIRIADNGSGMSEAIQAQIFNPFFTTKPVGKGTGLGLSISYQIVVEKHQGSLKCVSQPGQGTEFLIEIPIR
- a CDS encoding cytochrome d ubiquinol oxidase subunit II, whose translation is MQTLTYFLPQVWFGILALFLFLYVMLDGFDLGVGILSLTSSTEERRSILMTSLSNIWDANETWLILMGGGLFGAFPLAYGTILNALYIPIFLMIFGFIFRGVAFEFREQAKRKLFWNLAFGGGSFLAALGQGFALGGVLAGIKVDDAGHFIGTTWDWLNFPSIVVALTLIQGYVLIGSTYLIWKTSGELQATHYKTAKLAAVTTLIGAILITISTPVFYQYARNRLFHQPQVYIFALIPLLGILLIWLLLRSLDRKQERAPFVWTILIFLLTFIGLALVVFPFIIPTQITIYEAAADPSALVFMLIFIGGLIPVMLFYNIYQYAVFRGKVTGGKYGE